From a region of the Mercurialis annua linkage group LG1-X, ddMerAnnu1.2, whole genome shotgun sequence genome:
- the LOC126672024 gene encoding uncharacterized mitochondrial protein AtMg00820-like, with amino-acid sequence MQVELNSLKISNTWILTQLPANKKPIGCKWVYKIKYNFNGTVERYKARLVAKGYTQQEGLDFIDTFSPVAKMTTVRTLIALAAVQNWHLHQLDINNAFLHGHLHE; translated from the coding sequence ATGCAAGTAGAgttaaattcattaaaaataagcAATACATGGATTCTCACACAGCTACCAGCAAATAAGAAGCCAATAGGTTGCAAATGGGTCTACAAGATCAAATATAATTTCAATGGTACAGTTGAAAGGTACAAAGCCAGACTAGTGGCAAAAGGGTATACACAACAGGAAGGATTGGACTTTATTGACACATTTAGTCCAGTTGCAAAAATGACAACTGTTAGAACCCTCATTGCTCTTGCTGCTGTTCAAAATTGGCACTTGCATCAGCTTGATATCAACAATGCATTCTTGCATGGGCATCTTCATGAATAA